A genomic window from Candidatus Kouleothrix ribensis includes:
- a CDS encoding NAD(P)H-dependent oxidoreductase subunit E: protein MALRDNHGPEIDAILARYDQRRSAVLPLLYVAQDEYGHLDDAAIREVAAILELPSTDVFEVVGFYTLFYNKPVGRWVLQVCDDVPCCFLGAEQLVATLEAKLGIAPEQTTPDGMFTLQRVKCLADCDRAPMLQANLEYYRNIDTPEKVDAMITELRQRAASGEVLSISGRFAER, encoded by the coding sequence ATGGCTCTGCGTGATAATCATGGCCCCGAGATCGATGCCATTCTGGCGCGCTACGACCAGCGCCGCAGCGCGGTGTTGCCGTTGCTGTATGTGGCGCAAGACGAATATGGCCACCTCGACGACGCGGCCATCCGCGAGGTCGCGGCGATCCTTGAGCTGCCATCCACCGATGTGTTCGAGGTGGTCGGCTTCTACACGCTGTTCTACAACAAGCCGGTCGGCAGGTGGGTGCTGCAGGTGTGCGACGACGTGCCGTGCTGCTTCCTGGGCGCCGAGCAGCTGGTGGCCACGCTCGAGGCCAAGCTGGGCATCGCGCCCGAGCAAACCACGCCCGACGGCATGTTCACGCTCCAGCGCGTGAAGTGCCTGGCCGACTGCGACCGCGCGCCGATGCTGCAGGCCAACCTCGAGTACTACCGCAATATCGACACCCCCGAGAAGGTCGATGCCATGATCACCGAGCTGCGCCAGCGCGCCGCCTCGGGCGAGGTGCTAAGTATCTCGGGGCGCTTCGCCGAGCGCTAA
- a CDS encoding ribosomal protein L7/L12, with product MEEVHALAAAGNKLGAVKRVRELTGLGLKEAKDLVDALAAPAPLPGAAPAAPTLSAAERAELQAILARGNPIEAIKRVRELTGLGLKEAKDLVDRLV from the coding sequence ATGGAAGAGGTACACGCGCTCGCGGCCGCCGGTAACAAGCTCGGGGCGGTCAAGCGCGTGCGCGAGCTGACCGGTCTGGGCCTGAAAGAGGCAAAAGATCTTGTCGACGCGCTGGCCGCACCCGCGCCGCTGCCGGGCGCCGCGCCGGCCGCACCCACACTTTCAGCCGCCGAGCGTGCCGAGCTGCAGGCGATCCTCGCTCGCGGCAACCCGATCGAGGCGATCAAGCGCGTGCGCGAGCTGACCGGCCTGGGCCTGAAAGAGGCAAAAGATCTTGTCGATCGCCTCGTCTAG
- a CDS encoding molybdopterin oxidoreductase family protein, with protein sequence MTATEGTTLVRGACPHDCPDTCATITEVRAGQAVRFYAAPDHPVTQGWLCAKVRPYLERVYAPDRLLFPLRRVGPKGPGAGGSWERISWDAAIEMIAAGWQAIIAEHGAAAILPYSYSGTLGLLQLGICNARLWNRMGASGLDRTICGAAAELAVESTLGARWAPDPADVLHSRLVIIWGHNPASTGPHFMPLLRQAQKNGAYVVVIDPRRTLTARGADQHIRPHPASDGALALGLMHVIFSEGLHAEAWLEAHSQGWRALRERASAYPPERVAALTGVPAEVIVALARRYATTRPALLKSADGVQRHGNGGQTFRALCCLPAVVGQYGLRGGGLSYSTSGYVRWDAEALGHASACPPTPRTVNMNRLGAALMGEVDGPPIKSLFVFAANPVASAPNAGLIARGLLRDDLFTVVHEQFMTDTADYADLVLPATTQLEHADLHKAYGHRNLQYNHPAIAPLGEARSNWDVMRLLARAMGYAEPWLHESAEEAIGGVLEATRAQNPLLAGITLERLQREGTVPLSIPPEHAVPFAGGRFPTPSGKVELLCEAMRAHGVDPLPDFVPPQEFSALRSQFSDPQASRARDARTAHPERSADTDSSQLILLSGASHHFVSSSFANQPSLLARAGTPFVEINPADAAARGIANGATVLVASARGDCELRAVITDDVPPGVVVASKGPWARHAPGGHNINWTTPDALGDIAGQSTFHSNLVNIHPLRQQ encoded by the coding sequence ATGACCGCCACCGAAGGCACGACGCTGGTACGCGGCGCCTGCCCGCACGATTGCCCCGACACCTGCGCGACGATCACCGAGGTGCGTGCCGGCCAGGCGGTGCGCTTCTACGCCGCGCCCGATCATCCGGTGACGCAGGGCTGGCTGTGTGCCAAGGTGCGCCCATACCTCGAGCGGGTCTACGCGCCCGACCGGCTGCTCTTCCCGCTGCGCCGGGTTGGCCCCAAGGGGCCGGGCGCAGGCGGCAGCTGGGAGCGGATCAGCTGGGATGCGGCGATCGAGATGATCGCGGCGGGCTGGCAGGCGATCATCGCCGAGCACGGCGCGGCCGCAATTCTGCCCTATTCGTACAGCGGCACGCTTGGCCTGCTGCAGCTCGGCATCTGCAATGCGCGGCTGTGGAACCGCATGGGCGCCAGCGGGCTCGATCGTACGATCTGCGGCGCCGCCGCCGAGCTGGCGGTCGAGTCGACTCTCGGCGCGCGCTGGGCGCCCGACCCGGCCGATGTGCTGCACAGCCGGCTGGTGATCATCTGGGGCCACAACCCGGCCAGCACCGGCCCGCACTTCATGCCGCTGCTGCGCCAGGCCCAGAAAAATGGCGCGTATGTGGTGGTGATCGATCCGCGCCGTACGCTTACGGCGCGCGGCGCCGACCAGCACATCCGCCCGCACCCGGCCAGCGACGGCGCGCTGGCGCTCGGGCTGATGCACGTGATCTTCTCCGAGGGTCTGCACGCCGAGGCCTGGCTCGAGGCGCACAGCCAGGGCTGGCGCGCGTTGCGCGAGCGCGCGAGCGCGTACCCGCCCGAGCGTGTGGCCGCGCTCACCGGCGTGCCGGCCGAGGTGATTGTGGCGCTGGCGCGGCGCTATGCCACCACCCGGCCGGCGCTGCTCAAGAGCGCCGACGGTGTGCAGCGCCACGGCAACGGCGGCCAGACCTTCCGCGCGCTGTGCTGCCTGCCGGCGGTCGTCGGCCAGTATGGCCTGCGTGGTGGCGGCCTGAGCTATAGCACCAGCGGCTATGTGCGCTGGGATGCCGAGGCGCTGGGCCATGCCAGCGCGTGCCCGCCCACGCCGCGCACGGTCAATATGAACCGGCTGGGCGCCGCGCTGATGGGCGAGGTCGATGGGCCGCCGATCAAGTCGCTGTTCGTGTTTGCGGCCAACCCGGTCGCGTCGGCGCCCAACGCCGGGCTGATCGCGCGTGGGCTGCTGCGCGACGATCTGTTCACGGTGGTACACGAGCAGTTCATGACCGACACGGCCGACTATGCCGACCTGGTGCTGCCGGCCACCACCCAGCTCGAGCACGCCGATCTGCACAAGGCCTACGGGCACCGCAACCTGCAGTACAATCACCCGGCGATTGCGCCGCTGGGCGAAGCCAGGAGCAACTGGGACGTGATGCGCCTGCTGGCGCGGGCCATGGGCTACGCCGAGCCGTGGCTGCACGAGAGCGCCGAGGAGGCGATCGGCGGCGTGCTCGAGGCCACCCGCGCGCAGAATCCGCTGCTCGCGGGGATCACGCTCGAGCGGCTGCAGCGCGAGGGCACCGTGCCGCTGAGCATCCCGCCCGAGCACGCGGTGCCGTTCGCCGGCGGGCGCTTCCCCACGCCCTCGGGCAAGGTCGAGCTGCTGTGCGAGGCCATGCGCGCCCACGGCGTCGACCCGCTGCCCGACTTCGTGCCGCCGCAGGAGTTCTCGGCTTTGAGGTCTCAGTTCTCAGATCCCCAGGCTAGTCGAGCACGAGATGCTCGAACCGCTCACCCTGAGCGTTCTGCTGATACCGATAGCTCGCAACTCATCCTGCTGTCGGGCGCCTCGCACCACTTCGTGTCGAGCAGCTTCGCCAACCAGCCCAGCCTGCTGGCCAGGGCCGGCACGCCGTTCGTCGAGATCAACCCGGCCGATGCGGCCGCGCGCGGCATTGCCAACGGCGCCACGGTGCTGGTGGCCAGCGCACGCGGCGACTGCGAGCTGCGCGCGGTGATCACCGACGACGTGCCGCCGGGTGTGGTGGTGGCGTCGAAAGGGCCGTGGGCACGGCACGCGCCTGGCGGCCATAATATCAACTGGACGACACCCGACGCGCTGGGCGATATCGCCGGCCAGAGCACTTTCCACAGCAACCTGGTGAATATTCACCCGCTGCGCCAACAATGA
- the gyrB gene encoding DNA topoisomerase (ATP-hydrolyzing) subunit B — MTTDTTKTIDPNDYTASRIQVLEGLEAVRKRPGMYIGPTDINGLHQMIREVVDNSVDEALAGYADRIDIIIHADGSVTVADNGRGIPVDLHPVKKVSGLELAATVLHAGGKFDSNSYKVSSGLHGVGLSVVNALSTWMWIEVRAGGKLHRQEYRAGKPLGPVKVIGLAEGRGTSVNFLPDDTIFKDGIDYNFRTMVQRFREMAYLTKALRFHIRDERDGQEVNFYFEGGIRSYVRHLNKEKSVLHKVPFYVERESNGVAVEVALQYTEAYDTDSIYSFANNINNTDGGAHLTGFRNALTRVVNNYARGKNLLKENEANLTGDDVREGLTAVISVKLQDPQFSSQTKEKLVSPEATSAVSSVFGDAFNTWLEENPGDAKRIIEKTISAARTRLAVQKVRETARKGAMEGFSLPGKLADCSDTNPARCEIYIVEGDSAGGSAKQGRDRRFQAILPLRGKILNVEKSRLDKMLSNNEVKALITAIGASVGEQFDPAKLRYHRIVIMTDADVDGSHIRTLLLTFFFRYMRPIITNGHLYIAQPPLFSIKHAKEMKYVYTDAERDAYLHTLPKEVREKVHIQRYKGLGEMNASQLWETTMNPLNRTMGQVTLEDAQQADETFTMLMGDLVPPRKRFIQTHALEVRNLDI; from the coding sequence ATGACGACCGATACCACCAAGACGATTGATCCAAACGATTATACTGCCAGCCGCATCCAGGTGCTCGAGGGCCTCGAGGCTGTGCGCAAGCGGCCGGGCATGTATATTGGCCCTACCGACATCAACGGCCTGCACCAAATGATCCGCGAAGTCGTCGACAACTCGGTCGATGAGGCGCTGGCAGGTTACGCCGATCGAATCGATATCATTATTCACGCCGACGGCTCAGTGACAGTGGCCGACAATGGCCGTGGCATTCCGGTCGATCTTCACCCGGTCAAGAAGGTCTCGGGGCTCGAGCTGGCCGCTACGGTGCTGCACGCCGGCGGCAAGTTCGACTCGAACTCGTACAAGGTCTCGTCGGGCCTGCACGGCGTGGGCCTGAGCGTGGTGAACGCGCTCTCGACCTGGATGTGGATCGAGGTGCGCGCCGGCGGTAAGCTGCATCGCCAGGAGTACCGCGCCGGCAAGCCGCTTGGCCCGGTCAAGGTCATTGGCCTAGCCGAGGGCCGCGGCACCAGCGTGAACTTCCTGCCCGACGACACGATCTTCAAAGATGGCATCGACTACAACTTCCGCACCATGGTGCAGCGCTTCCGCGAGATGGCCTACCTGACTAAGGCGCTGCGCTTTCATATTCGCGACGAACGCGACGGCCAGGAGGTCAATTTCTACTTCGAGGGCGGCATCCGCTCGTACGTGCGGCACCTGAACAAAGAGAAGAGCGTGCTGCACAAAGTGCCATTCTACGTCGAGCGCGAGTCGAACGGCGTGGCGGTCGAAGTCGCACTGCAGTATACCGAGGCCTACGACACCGACTCGATCTATAGCTTCGCCAACAACATCAACAACACCGACGGCGGCGCGCACCTGACTGGCTTCCGCAATGCGCTGACCCGCGTGGTGAACAACTATGCGCGCGGCAAGAACTTGCTCAAGGAGAACGAGGCCAACCTGACCGGCGACGACGTGCGCGAGGGCCTGACGGCGGTGATTAGCGTAAAGCTGCAAGATCCGCAGTTCAGCTCGCAGACCAAGGAGAAGCTGGTTAGCCCCGAGGCCACCAGCGCGGTGTCGTCGGTGTTCGGCGACGCATTCAACACCTGGCTCGAAGAGAACCCCGGCGACGCCAAGCGGATCATCGAGAAGACCATCTCGGCCGCGCGCACACGCCTGGCGGTGCAGAAGGTGCGCGAGACCGCGCGCAAGGGTGCGATGGAGGGCTTCTCGCTGCCGGGTAAGCTGGCCGACTGCTCGGACACCAACCCGGCGCGCTGCGAGATCTACATCGTCGAGGGCGACTCGGCGGGCGGCAGCGCCAAGCAAGGCCGCGACCGGCGCTTCCAGGCCATCCTGCCGCTGCGCGGCAAGATCCTGAACGTCGAGAAGAGCCGGCTCGACAAGATGCTCTCGAACAACGAGGTCAAGGCGCTGATCACCGCGATCGGCGCGAGCGTTGGCGAGCAGTTCGACCCGGCCAAGCTGCGGTACCATCGCATCGTAATCATGACCGACGCCGATGTCGACGGCAGCCACATCCGCACGCTGCTGCTGACCTTCTTCTTCCGCTACATGCGGCCGATCATCACCAACGGCCACCTGTACATCGCGCAGCCGCCGCTGTTCAGTATCAAGCATGCCAAGGAGATGAAGTACGTCTATACCGACGCCGAGCGCGATGCCTATTTGCATACGCTGCCGAAAGAAGTGCGCGAGAAGGTGCATATCCAACGCTACAAGGGCCTGGGCGAGATGAATGCCTCGCAGCTGTGGGAGACGACCATGAACCCGCTGAACCGGACCATGGGCCAGGTGACGCTCGAGGATGCCCAGCAGGCCGACGAGACCTTCACAATGCTGATGGGCGACCTAGTGCCGCCGCGCAAGCGCTTCATCCAGACCCACGCGCTCGAGGTGCGCAACCTCGATATCTAG
- a CDS encoding histidine phosphatase family protein — protein sequence MTDRLILIRHSQSRPAPGLAPSHYPLTELGRRRCRALAARLAAYAPDLIVASDERKTRETAALTAAHMGLPHVVAPDLHEHRREQVGWLAQEQFDASVQAGFAQPDARVFGEETFNQARDRFAGGVRAALAQHAGHRIAIVTHGTVLALFIAQHAGVAAMPFWHSLGMPAIVVVALPGYRLLEVVEQVRE from the coding sequence ATGACCGACCGGCTGATCTTGATACGCCACTCGCAGTCGCGGCCGGCACCGGGCCTGGCGCCCAGCCACTACCCGCTGACCGAGCTAGGCCGGCGGCGCTGCCGGGCGCTCGCCGCTCGCCTGGCAGCCTACGCGCCCGACCTGATCGTCGCCAGCGACGAGCGCAAGACGCGCGAGACCGCCGCGCTCACCGCCGCGCACATGGGCCTGCCGCACGTCGTCGCGCCCGATCTGCACGAGCATCGCCGCGAGCAGGTCGGCTGGCTGGCGCAAGAGCAGTTCGACGCGTCAGTGCAGGCCGGGTTCGCCCAGCCCGACGCGCGCGTGTTTGGCGAGGAGACCTTCAACCAGGCTCGCGACCGCTTCGCGGGTGGTGTGCGCGCGGCGCTCGCACAGCACGCCGGCCACCGGATCGCGATCGTCACCCATGGCACTGTGCTGGCGCTGTTCATCGCCCAGCACGCCGGTGTCGCGGCCATGCCATTCTGGCACAGCCTGGGCATGCCCGCGATCGTGGTAGTGGCACTGCCCGGCTACCGCTTGCTCGAGGTCGTCGAGCAGGTGCGCGAGTGA
- a CDS encoding 2-phosphosulfolactate phosphatase, whose protein sequence is MQALRATNDTCGDATGAVVVIDVLRAFTTAAFALAAGAAEIVLAGTVDEALALRERFPGSLVMGEVGGLPVEGFDLSNSPSELAGRDLAGRRMIQRTSAGTQGMVRSRQADLLLAGSFVVAGATARYLRRHAPPCVTYVVTGVYPDWDGDEDAACADYMAELARCRAPDPVPYLRRVRESSPGQTFADPARPEFPAADLECATDLDRFDFAMLVERRDGLLIMQKAPAGGAL, encoded by the coding sequence ATGCAAGCGCTGCGCGCAACCAACGACACCTGCGGCGACGCCACCGGCGCGGTGGTGGTGATCGACGTGCTACGGGCGTTCACTACCGCCGCGTTCGCGCTGGCGGCCGGGGCTGCCGAGATCGTGCTGGCCGGCACCGTCGACGAGGCGCTGGCGCTGCGCGAGCGCTTCCCTGGCAGCCTGGTGATGGGCGAGGTCGGCGGCCTGCCGGTCGAGGGCTTCGACCTGAGCAACTCGCCGTCCGAGCTTGCCGGGCGCGACCTGGCCGGGCGGCGCATGATCCAGCGCACCAGCGCCGGCACCCAGGGCATGGTGCGCAGCCGCCAGGCCGATCTGCTGCTGGCCGGCAGCTTCGTGGTGGCCGGGGCGACCGCGCGCTACCTGCGGCGGCACGCGCCGCCGTGCGTCACCTATGTGGTCACCGGCGTCTACCCCGATTGGGACGGCGACGAGGATGCCGCCTGCGCCGACTACATGGCCGAGCTGGCGCGCTGCCGCGCGCCCGACCCCGTGCCCTACCTGCGCCGCGTGCGCGAGTCGTCGCCGGGGCAAACTTTCGCCGACCCGGCGCGTCCCGAGTTCCCGGCAGCCGACCTGGAGTGCGCCACCGATCTCGACCGCTTCGATTTCGCCATGCTGGTCGAGCGCCGCGACGGCCTGCTGATCATGCAGAAGGCGCCGGCCGGCGGCGCGCTCTAG
- a CDS encoding site-specific DNA-methyltransferase, translating to MLVDHIYHGDSIEVLGTLPERSVDLIFADPPYNLQLQHELWRPNNTRVDAVDDEWDRFDDFAAYDRFTRAWLAGCRRVLKDTGTLWVIGSYHNIYRVGAILMDLGYWILNDVVWTKTNPMPNFRGVRFTNAHETLIWAQKQRGARYTFNYEAMKALNDGLQMRSDWALPICTGAERLKLNGAKAHATQKPEALLYRVILATSAPGEVVLDPFFGTGTTGAVAKKLHRHWIGIERDEQYLRVATERISQITPLPFDADVFSTRRKRTQARVPFGALIERGLLHPGQSLFLRGDESVVAVVLADGRIKCREALGSIHQVGRALLHAPCNGWEQWLYHDASDGLRHPIDRLRAIVWAELAAQAGGPA from the coding sequence GTGCTCGTCGATCACATCTATCATGGCGACAGCATCGAAGTGCTCGGCACCCTGCCCGAGCGCTCGGTCGACCTGATCTTCGCCGACCCGCCCTATAACCTGCAGCTACAGCACGAGCTCTGGCGCCCGAACAACACGCGCGTCGACGCCGTCGACGACGAGTGGGATCGCTTCGACGATTTCGCGGCCTACGATCGCTTCACGCGCGCCTGGCTGGCCGGCTGCCGGCGCGTGCTCAAGGACACCGGCACGCTCTGGGTGATCGGATCGTACCACAATATCTACCGTGTCGGCGCGATCCTCATGGATCTGGGCTACTGGATCTTGAATGACGTGGTGTGGACCAAGACCAACCCCATGCCCAACTTTCGCGGCGTGCGCTTCACGAATGCTCACGAGACGCTGATCTGGGCGCAGAAGCAGCGCGGCGCGCGCTACACCTTCAACTACGAGGCGATGAAGGCGCTCAACGACGGCCTGCAGATGCGTAGCGACTGGGCCTTGCCGATCTGCACCGGCGCCGAGCGGCTCAAGCTGAACGGCGCCAAGGCCCACGCCACTCAGAAGCCCGAGGCGCTGCTCTACCGCGTGATCCTGGCCACGTCGGCGCCTGGCGAGGTGGTGCTCGACCCATTCTTCGGCACCGGCACCACCGGCGCGGTGGCCAAGAAGCTGCACCGCCACTGGATCGGCATCGAGCGCGACGAGCAGTATCTGCGTGTCGCTACCGAGCGGATCAGCCAGATCACGCCGCTGCCGTTCGACGCCGATGTGTTCAGCACCAGGCGCAAGCGCACCCAGGCGCGCGTGCCGTTCGGCGCACTGATTGAGCGCGGCCTGCTGCACCCCGGCCAATCGCTATTCCTGCGCGGCGACGAGTCGGTGGTGGCGGTGGTGCTGGCCGACGGGCGAATCAAGTGCCGCGAGGCGCTCGGCTCGATCCACCAGGTGGGCCGCGCGCTGCTGCACGCACCGTGTAACGGCTGGGAGCAGTGGCTCTACCACGATGCGAGCGATGGCCTGCGCCACCCGATCGATCGGCTGCGCGCGATCGTGTGGGCCGAGCTCGCGGCGCAGGCCGGTGGCCCGGCATGA
- a CDS encoding oxidoreductase has product MSDDTFAALVLEQRDGQTHAAVQDLRVSALPAGDVLVAVAYSSLNYKDGLAITGRGKIIRQFPMVPGIDFAGTVEQSQHPDYQPGDAVVLTGWGVGERHWGGMAQKARVKGEWLVPLPPGLSARQAMGIGTAGFTAMLAVLALEQRGLAPGGPVLVTGAAGGVGSIAVALLARAGHTVVASTGRAAEAAYLRGLGAAEVIGRLAAEGRPLESERWAGVVDTVGGATLAAALRQAAYGAGVAACGNAGGVELNTSVFPFILRGVGLLGIDSVLCPQPRRRAAWERLARDLPADMLDQIVSAAALRDLPALSAAIVDGQVRGRVVVDVSQA; this is encoded by the coding sequence ATGTCAGACGATACGTTTGCGGCCCTTGTACTCGAGCAGCGCGACGGCCAGACACACGCCGCAGTTCAGGATCTGCGCGTCAGCGCGCTGCCAGCCGGCGATGTGCTGGTGGCGGTGGCGTATTCCAGCCTGAACTACAAAGACGGCCTGGCGATCACCGGGCGCGGCAAGATCATCCGCCAGTTCCCGATGGTGCCGGGGATCGATTTCGCCGGTACGGTCGAGCAGTCGCAGCACCCGGACTACCAGCCCGGCGACGCGGTGGTGCTCACCGGGTGGGGTGTGGGCGAGCGCCACTGGGGCGGCATGGCCCAGAAGGCGCGCGTCAAGGGCGAGTGGCTGGTGCCGCTGCCGCCAGGGCTGAGCGCGCGCCAGGCCATGGGCATCGGCACGGCGGGCTTCACGGCTATGCTGGCGGTACTGGCGCTCGAGCAGCGCGGGCTGGCGCCCGGCGGCCCGGTGCTGGTCACCGGCGCGGCTGGCGGTGTGGGCAGCATCGCGGTGGCATTGCTGGCCCGCGCCGGCCACACCGTGGTGGCCTCGACCGGGCGCGCGGCCGAGGCCGCCTACCTGCGTGGGCTGGGCGCCGCCGAGGTGATCGGCCGGCTCGCGGCCGAGGGCCGCCCGCTCGAGAGCGAGCGCTGGGCCGGGGTGGTCGACACGGTCGGCGGTGCCACGCTGGCGGCGGCCCTGCGCCAGGCGGCCTATGGCGCCGGCGTGGCGGCCTGCGGTAACGCCGGCGGCGTCGAGCTCAACACCAGCGTGTTCCCGTTCATTCTGCGCGGGGTTGGCCTGCTCGGCATCGACTCGGTGCTATGCCCGCAGCCGCGCCGGCGCGCCGCCTGGGAGCGGCTGGCGCGCGATCTGCCGGCCGACATGCTCGACCAGATTGTCAGCGCTGCGGCGCTGCGCGATCTGCCCGCGCTCAGCGCGGCGATCGTCGATGGCCAGGTGCGCGGGCGCGTGGTGGTGGATGTGAGCCAGGCCTGA
- a CDS encoding restriction endonuclease, which yields MACPTRSTAATNDKGVDVVAHIELGISSVREVVQVKRHKGNISRRVLDELRGSLHRFNAVRGTIITIGDFSSGTKQAAFERGAAPITLIDGEKLLNLLRQHEIGVSKKAIEYFEFDPTKLAQFELTEGDDPAA from the coding sequence ATGGCGTGTCCTACACGCTCTACCGCAGCAACTAACGACAAGGGCGTCGATGTGGTGGCCCACATCGAGCTTGGCATCAGCTCGGTGCGCGAGGTTGTGCAGGTCAAGCGCCACAAAGGCAACATCAGCCGCCGCGTGCTCGACGAGCTGCGCGGCTCGCTGCACCGCTTCAACGCCGTACGCGGCACGATCATCACCATCGGCGACTTCTCCAGCGGCACCAAGCAGGCCGCGTTTGAGCGCGGCGCGGCGCCGATCACGCTGATCGACGGCGAGAAGCTGCTAAACCTGCTCAGGCAGCACGAGATCGGCGTGAGCAAGAAGGCGATCGAGTACTTCGAGTTCGATCCGACCAAGCTTGCGCAGTTCGAGCTGACCGAGGGGGATGATCCGGCGGCGTAG
- a CDS encoding HAD family hydrolase encodes MAIEVVFFDVGETLVDETRLWAGWAEWLGVPLLTFFGVLGGVIARGEHHRRVFEIVRPGIDLVREQAARQAAGQAVVLEPRDFYPDALACLAALRRRGYRVGLAGNQPAEAEQALRAMNLPVEYVASSAGWGIEKPAPEFFARMAALAGAPPERIAYVGDRADNDVAPAAAAGMLAVFLLRGPWACLQAGSPAAARAHLRISTLAELPEALASFEY; translated from the coding sequence ATGGCTATTGAGGTTGTGTTTTTCGACGTGGGCGAGACGCTGGTGGACGAGACGCGCCTGTGGGCGGGGTGGGCCGAGTGGCTGGGTGTGCCGCTGCTAACGTTCTTCGGCGTGCTGGGCGGGGTGATCGCGCGCGGCGAGCATCACCGGCGCGTGTTCGAGATCGTGCGGCCGGGCATCGACCTGGTGCGCGAGCAGGCCGCGCGCCAGGCCGCCGGGCAGGCGGTTGTGCTTGAGCCGCGCGATTTCTACCCCGACGCGCTGGCGTGCCTGGCCGCGCTGCGCCGGCGCGGCTACCGGGTTGGGCTGGCTGGCAACCAGCCGGCCGAGGCCGAGCAGGCGCTGCGGGCCATGAACCTGCCGGTCGAGTATGTCGCCTCGTCGGCGGGCTGGGGCATCGAGAAGCCGGCGCCCGAGTTCTTCGCGCGCATGGCCGCGCTGGCCGGCGCACCGCCCGAGCGGATCGCGTACGTCGGCGATCGGGCCGACAACGACGTGGCGCCGGCGGCGGCGGCGGGCATGCTGGCGGTGTTTCTGCTGCGCGGCCCGTGGGCCTGCTTGCAGGCCGGTAGCCCCGCCGCAGCGCGCGCGCACCTGCGGATCAGCACGCTGGCCGAGCTGCCCGAGGCGCTAGCGAGCTTTGAGTATTAA
- a CDS encoding SIMPL domain-containing protein (The SIMPL domain is named for its presence in mouse protein SIMPL (signalling molecule that associates with mouse pelle-like kinase). Bacterial member BP26, from Brucella, was shown to assemble into a channel-like structure, while YggE from E. coli has been associated with resistance to oxidative stress.) — protein sequence MNQRNSIVGIIASVLLLAVLVGIGALLYTRPAAAQAGSGVPGMRQVAVVGHGEVKARPDTATVQIGVETEAATAKDALAQNNAQAQALQKKLAELGVDAKDMQTSNFSIFPAYGTDGRQVTGYRVSNTVTVTIRQLDQAGALLDQVVQAGANSIYGISFSVDDPQKLLEQARVQAVADAKARAGQLAAAGGASVGDVLVISENVSSPPVVPLAMLDRAAAEQAPSVPVQPGEQSFSVDVQATFALR from the coding sequence ATGAACCAGCGCAATAGCATAGTCGGCATCATCGCGAGCGTACTACTGCTGGCGGTGCTCGTGGGCATAGGGGCGCTGCTGTACACCCGCCCGGCTGCGGCGCAGGCGGGTAGCGGCGTGCCGGGCATGCGCCAGGTGGCCGTAGTTGGCCACGGCGAAGTCAAGGCCCGGCCCGACACCGCCACCGTGCAGATCGGCGTCGAGACCGAGGCGGCAACCGCCAAAGATGCCCTGGCGCAGAACAACGCGCAGGCCCAGGCACTTCAGAAGAAGCTGGCCGAGCTAGGCGTTGACGCGAAGGATATGCAGACCAGCAACTTCAGCATCTTCCCGGCCTACGGCACCGACGGCCGGCAAGTAACCGGCTACCGCGTCAGCAATACGGTGACCGTGACGATCCGCCAGCTCGACCAGGCCGGCGCGCTGCTCGACCAGGTGGTGCAGGCCGGTGCGAACAGCATCTACGGCATCAGCTTTAGCGTCGACGACCCGCAGAAGCTGCTCGAGCAGGCGCGTGTGCAGGCCGTGGCCGATGCGAAGGCGCGGGCGGGCCAGCTGGCCGCTGCCGGCGGCGCAAGTGTGGGCGATGTGCTGGTGATCAGCGAGAACGTTAGCTCGCCGCCGGTGGTGCCCCTGGCCATGCTCGATCGTGCCGCCGCCGAGCAGGCCCCCAGCGTACCGGTGCAGCCCGGCGAGCAGAGCTTCAGCGTCGATGTGCAGGCGACCTTCGCGCTGCGCTAG